A part of Dreissena polymorpha isolate Duluth1 chromosome 13, UMN_Dpol_1.0, whole genome shotgun sequence genomic DNA contains:
- the LOC127855735 gene encoding tetraspanin-18-like: protein MVCLDRGRTTFGEKLLFVISSIVFAVGSVAFGLGMWALVDKNKINFLTKDGAASSNFSINGLLESAAIVLLVGGVCVMVLGFIGCFGAIMQNKCVFVCMCSYAIFMLLIVILEIAAISIAASFRGKITREMKSFLIQRINRKYQGRVDTNEPFSLGLDFAQVYFQCCGIDSYADFNRSSEWNRTGEQGIMKIPPACCKLKDKDAFLKHQKYEPINWNCPYNPTAINSYMSKPCWKSIEDHLKSRIGVIIGIAAFILVSEKLCVVVAGCIIRSMPKYFG, encoded by the exons atggTGTGCTTAGACCGTGGGAGGACGACGTTTGGAGAAAAATTGTTGTTCGTTATCAGCTCAATAGTCTTC GCTGTAGGTTCGGTAGCGTTTGGTCTTGGAATGTGGGCCCTTGTcgacaaaaacaaaattaatttcttGACAAAGGATGGCGCCGCAAGCTCAAACTTCAGTATCAATG GGCTGTTAGAATCTGCGGCAATTGTGTTACTTGTGGGTGGAGTGTGCGTTATGGTACTCGGATTCATCGGATGTTTCGGTGCAATAATGCAGAATAAGTGTGTGTTCGTGTGTATGTGCTCG TACGCCATATTCATGCTGCTGATAGTTATTCTGGAAATCGCAGCTATTTCGATTGCAGCTTCCTTCAGGGGAAAG ATTACCAGAGAGATGAAATCGTTCCTTATACAGAGAATCAACAGAAAATACCAGGGTAGGGTGGATACAAacgagccattttcacttggacTGGATTTCGCCCAGGTCTAT TTCCAGTGCTGCGGTATCGACAGCTACGCAGATTTCAACAGATCATCTGAATGGAATAGGACGGGCGAACAAGGGATCATGAAAATACCCCCAGCCTGCTGCAAACTGAAGGACAAGGACGCGTTCTTGAAACACCAGAAATATGAGCCGATTAACTGGAACTGCCCGTACAACCCGACTGCAATCAATTCTTATATGTCTAAG CCTTGTTGGAAGTCTATTGAGGACCACCTTAAAAGTCGCATCGGAGTCATTATCGGCATTGCTGCCTTCATATTGGTCTCGGAG AAACTCTGTGTCGTGGTTGCAGGCTGCATCATCAGGTCAATGCCAAAATATTTTGGCTAA